ttgccagatcaatgtgcagctatatacaggaattaccagatcaatgtgtggctatatacaggaattaccagatcaatgtgcgactatatacaggaagtaccagatcaatgtgcgactatatacaggaagtaccagatcaatgtgcaactatatacaggaagtaccagatcaaggAGATAAATgtgcagggtaaagtgacaaggcATCAGGACAGACCATAATAAAATAAAGTACAAGAGTAGCTGCAGATGAGTGGAACAGTGTGTTTATATGCCTCCTAAATGACTTACTATAGTCATGTATTTGTTTTACATTACAGAtgagaaaacatgtttttatgaagttgttaatgtaacagtataactttaatctagctagccatttcacatctgttacattaACAGAATATTAACATTAGTTGAAATAAAAGTTACACTATCCAAAATATACTGAATTGGTGGCAGAACCCACACAGTCATCAGCCCTAGGATAAATACCAACAAGGTATCCACTCAGCCCTACTAACCTAGGCTCAATGCCAACAAGATATCCACTCAGCCCTACTAACCTAGGCTAAATACCAACAAGGTATCCACTCAGCCCTACTAACCTAGGCTCAATACCAACAAGATATCCACTCAGCCCTACTAACCTAGGCTCAATACCAACAAGGTATCCACTCAGCCCTACTAACCTAGGCTCAATACCAACAAGATATCCACTCAGCCCTACTAACCTAGGCTCAATGCCAATAAGATATCCACTCAGCCCTACTAACCTAGGCTCAATACCAACAAGGTATCCACTCAGCCCTACTAACCTAGGCTCAATACCAACAAGGTATCCACTCAGCCCTACTAACCTAGGCTCAATACCAACAAGGTATCCACTCAGCCCTACTAACCTAGGCTCAATGCCAACAAGGTATCCACTCAGCCCTACTAACCTAGGCTCAATACCAACAAGGTATCCACTCAGCCCTACTAACCTAGGCTCAATGCCAACAAGGTATCCACTCAGCCCTACTAACCTAGGCTCAATACCAACAAGGTATCCACAAGGTATCCACTCAGCCCTACTAACCTAGGCTCAATGTCAACAAGGTATCCACGCAGCCCTACTAACCTAGGCTCAATACCAACAAGGTATCCACTCAGCCCTACTAACCTAGGCTCAATGCCAACAAGGTATCCACAAGATATCCACTCAGCCCTACTAACCTAGGCTCAATACCAACAAGGTATCCACTCAGCCCTACTAACAAGGTATCCACTCAGCCCTACTAACCTAGGCTCAATACCAACAAGGTATCCACACAGCCCTACTAACCTAGGCTCAATGCCAACAAGATATCCACTCAGCCCTACTAACCTAGGCTCAATGCCAACAAGGTATCCACACAGCCCTACTAACCTAGGCTCAATGCCAACAAGATATCCACTCAGCCCTACTAACCTAGGCTCAATGCCAACAAGGTATCCACGCTCACTATGTCCTCTGTATGCTGTTCTAACCCATCTATGAAAGGGTGTGATGCACTCTTGGTTGGAATGAGGTCCATGTCCATCTCAGCTTTTCTCTTCCTTGGAGAAAAGGTCAGTGGAAGGTCTTTATCCTGTGGAACATGGGCCTTCATATCCAGCAACACACTTCTGAGCTGTGAAGACAGGTCAGTCACGTACTGTTCCTCTTCGAGATGATAAGTGAGTTCTGTGATGTCTTTAAGATATCCTGCACATTGCCTCCGTAACCGCAACAGCTTCCTAGAGGacctcttctttcctcttccaGATGGACCTTCGTATGGACGGTCAATGTTGGAGTCTCCGGTGGCCCGCTTGGTCTTAAACATGACATTTCTTATGTCACTGTCAGTAGGGTAATAGCGCCTGCGAGTAGGTGGAGGGGCTGCTCTCCATGGAAAAGCTCTTCCACTACAAAGGTGTTCAGATGACACTTCATTTCAGTCATCTTTCTCACACCAGACAGAGTCAGCTGCTCAATCTTCTCTCTCAGCCTGGCATCTACAGCTTCCCTAACATGAGCTGCCTGTTGGAGAAAGAACACATGGGTTTATCATAAAGAGGTCAGTGGGTAACTTAACCAACACTCTATTATATAGGTTCTATAGTTATATTAACCTCGCCAACAACTGCATGTGAGCTGTgctcagagagggagggaacctGACGCAGTAGACAACCTCTGCCTTCACGGAGCTGGGCGTTTCACTTAGTGCTGCCTTCAGAGTTTGGGAGGCCTCCTTTTAGAGCGCACTGTACTTTCCTCAATCTAGACATAAAAACAGTGGTATTTGTTACATATGTACTGGTACTATGTACGGTGTTAGGATGATTCACACAGACagtccaattctgatatttttcccccactaattgatcttttgaccaatcagatcggCTCTTTTGCCCATAATTGGAAATGGGCTGGCTGTACTGGTACTATGTACAGTGTTAGGCTGATTCACAGGTTGTGTTTACATATCCAGCTCAAttctgatacattttttttttttttttttttttagacagACCAACAGAAGGCCTAGACCTTGATATAAGTTTTCATGTTTACCTTAAAATCAGGAAAGCGGATAACGTGGGCGATGTTTATTATAGCTTTGCAGTCCACCTTTTTGGTATTTTGTACCAGTTTCCGTCTCTTTACAAAGGCATGGTCTTCAAGCTATGGAAGAtataataaaaatacatttgactttTGTAGCACTTTTCTAGACACCCAAAGCTCTTTACAGTGTACAGGAAACTCACCACCCGAACCCCACCTACATACTCTTGCAATAAGTGCCATGgcctctttagtgaccacagcgtTAGGACAACCCTTTAAAGTCCCATGgcctctttagtgaccacagcgtTAGGACAACCCTTTAAAGTCCCATGgcctctttagtgaccacagcgtTAGGACAACCCTTTAAAGTCCCATGgcctctttagtgaccacagcgtTAGGACAACCCTTTAAAGTCCCATGgcctctttagtgaccacagcgtTAGGACAACCCTTTATAGTCCCATGgcctctttagtgaccacagcgtTAGGACAACCCTTTAAAGTCCCATGgcctctttagtgaccacagcagacaaccctttaaaGTCCCATGgcctctttagtgaccacagcgtTAAGGACAACCCTTTAAAGTCCCATGgcctctttagtgaccacagcgtTAGGACAACCCTTTAATGGCCTCTTTAGTGACCCAGCGTTGACAACCCTTTATAGTCCCATGgcctctttagtgaccacagcgtTAGGACAACCCTTTATAGTCCCATGgcctctttagtgaccacagcgtTAGGACAACCCTTTATAGTCCCATGgcctctttagtgaccacagcgtTAGGACAACCCTTTATAGTCCCATGgcctctttagtgaccacagcgtTAGGACAACCCTTTAAAGTGCCATGgcctctttagtgaccacagcgtTAGGACAACCCTTTAAAGTCCCATGgcctctttagtgaccacagcgtTAGGACAACCCTTTATAGTCCCATGgcctctttagtgaccacagcgtTAGGACAACCCTTTATAGTCCCATGgcctctttagtgaccacagcgtTAGGACAACCCTTTATAGTCCCATGgcctctttagtgaccacagcgtTAGGACAACCCTTTATAGTCCCATGgcctctttagtgaccacagcgtTAGGACAACCCTTTATAGTCCCATGgcctctttagtgaccacagcgtTAGGACAACCCTTTAAAGTCCCATCTTACTGAGGAACATTCCACTGTTAGTACTTCAACATGATTCTAATTAAATGTTATATAAAGTGTTATGGTGTAAAGGACAGTGATCCGTCTGTGAACTTACTTCCTTCTCTTGTCTCTTTCAGCAGCATATTTCTCTTTggcttttgtctgtctgtctttgcccTGGTGGCATTC
This Oncorhynchus keta strain PuntledgeMale-10-30-2019 unplaced genomic scaffold, Oket_V2 Un_contig_19568_pilon_pilon, whole genome shotgun sequence DNA region includes the following protein-coding sequences:
- the LOC127920469 gene encoding uncharacterized protein LOC127920469; amino-acid sequence: MAYLEFKFEDEITKYILEQELATSLKFVILGKDKSFGQKDAQPLARKKLSWESKSIPFNGVPFQVVGTKTYECHQGKDRQTKAKEKYAAERDKRRKNEVSSEHLCSGRAFPWRAAPPPTRRRYYPTDSDIRNVMFKTKRATGDSNIDRPYEGPSGRGKKRSSRKLLRLRRQCAGYLKDITELTYHLEEEQYVTDLSSQLRSVLLDMKAHVPQDKDLPLTFSPRKRKAEMDMDLIPTKSASHPFIDGLEQHTEDIVSVDTLLALSLG